A single region of the Zonotrichia leucophrys gambelii isolate GWCS_2022_RI chromosome 9, RI_Zleu_2.0, whole genome shotgun sequence genome encodes:
- the ZIC1 gene encoding zinc finger protein ZIC 1, whose protein sequence is MLLDAGPQYPAIGVTTFGSSRHHSTADVTDREVGLGINPFADGMGAFKINPSTHELASAGQTAFTSQAPGYAAAALGHHHHPTHVSSYSSAAFNSTRDFLFRNRGFGEAAAASAQHSLFASAAGSFAGPHGHTDAAGHILFPGLHEQATSHASPNVVNGQMRLGFSGDMYGRPDQYGQVTSPRSEHYASTQLHGYGHMNMNMAAHHGAGAFFRYMRQPIKQELICKWIEPEQLSNPKKSCNKTFSTMHELVTHVTVEHVGGPEQSNHICFWEECPREGKPFKAKYKLVNHIRVHTGEKPFPCPFPGCGKVFARSENLKIHKRTHTGEKPFKCEFEGCDRRFANSSDRKKHMHVHTSDKPYLCKMCDKSYTHPSSLRKHMKVHESSSQGSQPSPAASSGYESSTPPTIVSPSTENQTASSLSPSSSAVHHTSSHSTLTSNFNEWYV, encoded by the exons ATGCTTCTGGATGCTGGACCGCAGTATCCCGCCATAGGAGTCACTACCTTCGGATCCTCTCGCCACCACTCCACGGCCGATGTCACGGACAGAGAAGTGGGGCTGGGGATCAACCCCTTCGCCGACGGCATGGGCGCCTTCAAAATCAACCCCAGCACCCACGAGCTGGCCTCGGCCGGCCAGACCGCCTTCACCTCTCAGGCGCCCGGCTACGCGGCGGCGGCCCtggggcaccaccaccacccgACCCATGTCAGCTCCTATTCCAGCGCCGCCTTCAACTCCACCCGGGACTTTCTGTTCCGCAACCGCGGCTTcggggaggcggcggcagccagcgcccagcacagcctcttcGCCTCCGCCGCCGGCAGCTTCGCCGGACCCCACGGACACACAGATGCCGCGGGACATATACTTTTCCCGGGGCTGCACGAACAAGCCACCAGCCACGCTTCGCCCAACGTGGTGAACGGGCAGATGCGCCTGGGCTTCTCCGGAGACATGTACGGCAGACCCGACCAGTACGGCCAGGTCACCAGCCCCCGCTCCGAGCACTACGCCTCGACCCAGCTGCACGGCTACGGCCACATGAACATGAACATGGCAGCCCACCACGGGGCAGGGGCCTTCTTTCGTTACATGAGGCAGCCCATCAAACAGGAACTCATCTGTAAGTGGATTGAGCCCGAGCAATTGTCAAACCCCAAAAAGTCCTGCAACAAAACTTTCAGCACGATGCACGAGCTGGTGACTCATGTCACGGTGGAGCACGTTGGAGGACCCGAGCAGTCCAATCACATATGTTTCTGGGAAGAGTGTCCGAGAGAAGGGAAACCTTTCAAGGCCAAATATAAACTTGTAAATCACATCAGAGTCCACACAGGTGAAAAACCTTTCCCCTGCCCTTTCCCAGGCTGTGGCAAAGTGTTTGCCAGATCAGAGAATCTCAAAATACACAAAAGAACTCATACAG GTGAAAAACCATTTAAGTGTGAGTTCGAGGGCTGTGACAGGCGCTTTGCAAACAGCAGCGACCGCAAAAAGCACATGCATGTGCACACTTCCGACAAGCCCTATCTCTGCAAAATGTGCGACAAGTCCTACAcgcaccccagctccctccgAAAGCACATGAAG GTCCATGAATCATCCTCGCAGGGGTCCCAGCCTTCTCCCGCCGCCAGCTCAGGCTACGAGTCCTCCACCCCTCCAACCATCGTGTCTCCATCCACAGAAAACCAGACTGCCAGCTCCTTATCCCCTTCCTCCTCCGCAGTCCATCACACGTCCAGCCACAGCACGCTTACATCAAATTTTAACGAATGGTACGTCTAA